Below is a window of Rodentibacter sp. JRC1 DNA.
CAAAAACTCGATCCTACTAACAGCTTTAACGTAGGGATCGGTAAAACCTCTAAGAAAAAATATTGGGCGGAGTAGTTTATAAGAAATGAATTCTTTAGATAAACCGATTTAGGTTATAAAACTTGCTAAAATTGAACCGCACTTTGCGATCTACAAAGTGCGGTTATTTTTTTACTTGTTTTATGTATTATCTATTGTTTGGTCGGAATAGACGATTTCTCCACACCAAGCATACGCCTACAATGCATTTTGATAAAAATAAACCGCTTGATAAGGTTTCAAAATGATTCCTGTTGTTGTCTGTTCTAAATCGCCGTAGTTATTCATTAATACTTCGCCCTGTGGTTGAAATTCGATTTGTTGTGGCTCATTGCTTAAATTTGCCAAAACAGTGAATTTTTCGACCGCACTTTTCCCCTCTTGTTGGCGTTGATAAATCCAAACATTAGGATCATTCGGTAATAAATCTCGATAATCGCCTCGGGTTAAAATCGGTAGATTTTTACGTAATTTAATTAAGGATTGATAGGTATAGAAAACGGAATCTGGATCATTCATTGCCTGTTCTGCATTAATCTGCGGATAATTTTTCGCTACATCAATCCAAGGTTTTCCTCGGCTGAAACCTGCATTTTCACTGCTGTCCCATTGCATTGGGGTACGGCTGTTATCTCGTGATTTTTGTGCCAAAATTTTTAATATTAACGGCTCATCAAGCTCTTTTTCTTTTAATTCGGCATAAGCATTGAGACTTTCTACATCTCGATATTCGTCAATATGAGCAAAATTTGGGTTTGTCATTCCAATTTCTTCGCCTTGATAAATATAAGGCGTGCCTTGCATTCCGTGTAGTAACATTGCTAGCATTTTTGCCGAAATCGTACGCAGTTCGCCTTGTTCCGCTCCAAAACGAGAAACAATGCGTGGCTGGTCGTGATTGCACCAAAATAAGGCATTCCACGCTTTGTTGTGCATACCTTGCTGCCAATAATTAAAAATTGACTTGAGCTCTACATAATCAGGGCGGGCATAAGTCCATTTTTCCCCATTAGGATAATCCACTTTAAGATGATGGAAATTAAAGGTCATTGATAATTCTGTTCCGGCTAAATTTGCGTATTGCTGACAATGCTCTAACTTTGTGGATGACATTTCGCCAACAGTCATTAAGCCAAAAGGTTTTAATGCCTGTTGATTAAGCTCTTGTAAATATTGATGAATTTTGGGAGCGTCAGTATAAAAACGACGGCCATCACCTTCAAAATCATCACTAAAATGCTCAGGTTTAGAAATCAAATTCACCACATCTAAACGTAGCCCATCAACGCCTTTTTCCGCCCAAAAATGGCAAATATCATATAATTCCGCCCGTAATTTTGGATTTTTCCAGTTTAGATCCGCCTGCTCAGGGGCGAACAAATGTAGATAATATTTTTGTGCTTTATCCGACCATTTCCAAGCCGAACCACCAAATTTTGATTTCCAATTGGTTGGTTGTTCTCGCCAAATATAGAAATCGTGAAATTCACTATTCGGATCTTCGCCTTGTTGAAACCATTGATGAAAGGTTGAGCTATGATTAAACACCATATCCATTACAATGCGGATATTACGACAGTGAGCTTCGGCAATGAGTTGCTCAAAATCCGCCATTGTGCCATAGCTCGGATCAATTTCACGATAATTGGCAATATCATAGCCGTTATCAATTTGTGGAGAAACATACATTGGCGTGATCCAAATGCCATCAACACCTAAGGTTTGTAAATAATCCAAGCGTTTAATAATGCCTTGAATATCCCCTGTGCCACTACCTGTCGTGTCTTGAAAGGACTTCGGATAGATTTGATAAATTACACCGTTTTGCCACCAATTATTGACGTCTTTCATATTTATTCCTTACTAAAGTGCGGTTGATTTTTGTGGAATTATGTTGTTGCACAAATATTAGGAGAAAACTATAACGCACCAATGTTATTAATAATGATGTGTGGTGCCTTAGCTATTCGCCCCTACTTCGATTCGTACAACGATCACATAACACGCTATTTTCGAGTTGAATTTAAAAACGCCTATTTGATTTGTCGCATTAGTTTCAAATAAGCGTTTGTTTTAGGTTATTTTTAGCAATTAAGCAATCTCGCCTTTTGAGGCTTTATGTTTATAAACAATCATTGTTAATAGGATAGGCACAAGGATCGCCACTAACATTGCTAGGGCAAAGGTTCCCCAGAATTGATGTTGAATAGATAAAATTCCAGGCAAACCGCCCACACCAATACTTCCCGCTAATACACCTGCTAACCCACAGATTAACCCTGCACAAGCAGAGCCAATCATTGCACATAACATTGGAAAACGATATTTTAAGTTAATCCCATACATTGCAGGCTCAGTTACGCCAAGATAAGCGGATAATGCCGCTGGTACTGCCACTTCACGAACTTTAGCGGTTTTATTCATTATAATAATTGCCACGGCCGCTGAGGCTTGAGCAATATTAGATAAGGCAATTAAAGGCCATACTGGTGTACCACCAATGCTTTGGATCATTTGCATATCAATCGCCAATGAAGTTTGGTGTACGCCTGTAACCACCAGAGGAGCATATAAAAAGCCAAATAATGCCGCACCAATTGGAGCAAAATCCCCTGTCATTGCATTTTTCACGACAAAAGCAACACCATTACCTATTTCACGTCCGATAGGGCCAATAATCGTATGTGCAAGGAACACCGCTAAAATAATAGACACCACTGGCACAATAATTAAATTTAAGAAATCAGGCACGATTTTATTTAACAAGCGTTCAATATAAGATAATGCTAAACCTGCTATAATTGCTGGGATCACTTGAGCTTGATAACCCACTTTTTCAATGCTAAAGAAACCAAAATTCCAAGCCTCTGGTAACTGTGAACCCAAAGCGTAAGAATTCATTAATTGTGGAGAAACGAGGGTGAGTCCTAAGACAATTCCTAAAATTGGTGAAGTTCCCATTTTACGAGCAATTGACCAACAAATTCCTACTGGTAAGAAATGGAAAATGGCTTCGCCAATCAACCATAAGAAACTATGAACGCTATTCCAAAATGGACTGACTTGAGTGAGAGTTTTGCCGTCAATCATTGCAATATCGCCAATCACATTGCGGAAACCTAAAATCAACCCACCGCTGATTAAAGCAGGTAATAATGGGATAAAAATATCCGCCATATGGGAAATGAGGCTTTCATACCACTTTTGATTTTGGCGAGCTGCTGCTTTCACTTGCTCTTTATCTACGCTCGCCAAGCCTGTTTTTTGCAACAATACCTTGTAATAATCGCTCACTTCTTGCCCGATAATGATTTGATATTGCCCGCCTGTTTGGATAACCGCTTTTACCATTGGCAAAGCCTCAATTTCGGCTTTTTTTGCTTTGGCTTCATCTGCCAAGACAAAACGTAAGCGAGTAATACAATGGGTTACGGTTGTAATATTTTCACATCCACCAATTAATTCAATTAATTTATCCACATTTTGTGGATCGAGTTTTTGCTTTGCCATTTGCAGTTCCTTTTAGGATGATAAAATTGTATTGATTATAAAGTAAGCTAAAAAATAATCAATGGGAACGTTCCCATTTTTGAGGTAATATGAGTCAAAATTGTCAATTTAAAAAGAGAAAATCAGATAAAAATTAATTCTGAATTAAATAGCATTCAGGGCAGAAATGTTGAATCGGTTGCTGATTTAGCAAAGCAAATAATTGTGTTACCGCTAATTTACCGGCAGTAGAAAAACCTAAATCAATACTGATCACTTTCGGGAATAGGAAACGTAGTAGAGTATTGTTGCCGATCCCACATACTTGAATAGATGCTTGTTTTTGCTCTTGTAAATATTTCACCGCGCCAATGGCAAGATTATCGGTGGCGCAAATTAATGCCGAAATTGACTCGGAAAGTACCGCACTTACGTTCTCATATGCCCATGTATAATCCAAATTACCTTGAAGAGAACAAGGAGAAATATGATATTTTGCACAATTTTGTAAATAGGCTTGATGACGATTAAATCCTGTTGTGATATCGCTATCTTGCACGCCGAGATAAGCAATATGGCGATGACCACACTGATAAAGATGAGCCATTAGCAAATTAATTGCTGCCGTATCATCATAATAAACCGAGGAAATTTGTTCATATCTTCGGGCAATCACCACCATTTTTTGTCGCCAAGACTTTAACAGCTGCTCATCGAGTTCGGAAAAGGCAAATAAAATGACACCATCAACCTTGCGTTGAGCAAAGAATGCCAAATGTTCCTCTACTAAATGAGTATCAAATTGGCTTTCCACTATAATAGGCTCACATTGGTTGGCATAGAGTAGCGGTAATATTGTCGCCAACGCCTGATTTTCCGAAGTTGATGATAGGCGAGATACAATAATCCCCACAGAATACCCACGTAAGCCCCGCATGGCTCGCGCAGATTTAGAGGGTTGAAATTGAACGTCCTCTATCACTTTCTCCACCTTGCGGCGAGTTGCTTCACTAACCCTATGGTCTTGATTTAGCACACGAGAAACGGTTGATTTCCCTACCCCTGCTAATTTAGCAATATCATTTATGGTTAGTTCAGCCATTGTGTTACCTTATATTTAAGTAAGTAAAACTATATACGATTTTTGATCTAAATAGGAATTAGTTTATTATTAAAATTCAATCATTTGTAATGAAAAGCCACCTTTCCCTATTTACAACGGGTTAATTCCACATTCATTCTAGCATTTTTGCCATATTGCTCTAATCTTTCTTGGACATAGCGATCCATTTCCTCAAGCCTGCTATGTCGATAAACGGGGAAGAAAAACGATAGTAATGACAATATAAGAACGGGAGAATTTTTGATTTACCATTTTGATACTCTCTTAGCTAAGAGATAAGGTTAATTAAGTAGTGGCTTTTACAGGAGATTTAATTTTTAATGAAGACTAATGATTTTTTTTGATAGGAAACTAATTTGGCTCCTCCTGCTGGACTTGAACCAGCGACATATGGATTAACAGTCCACCGTTCTACCGACTGAACTAAGGAGGAGTAGATTTGAATGGTGCCTCGAGGCGGAATCGAACCACCGACACGGGGATTTTCAATCCCCTGCTCTACCGACTGAGCTATCGAGGCGTTATCGTTATTGGCTACTGCCTGACAACGGGGCGTATTAAACTATTTTTTCGATTGTCGGTCAACAACTAAATTTAAAAAAAGTGAAAAAATTAGTGTGTTTGAACGGTTAATAATCAAAGTGATGATAAAAAGAGCGAATTTTCTAAAGGTCACTAAAAATAACCGCACTTTTTTAAGAAAATCTCCGAAGAAATTTCTTCGGAGATTGGATTTTCATCTTTCTAAAAATTACCGTCTTACTCGGAATTTTTTCTGTGCTTGATCTACTTTTAGCAAGTAATTTCTTGCTTGAGATGATGGATGTGCCGTTGTTAGGATTCGATAAACCTGCTCCGGATACATTTGATTGATTTTGTAAATCGCTTCATCTTTATCGTTATCAAACACACGCAATACTGCTCCAGCCCCACTGTTATAGGCTGAAATCATCGCAAAACGTTTAGATGTCGGATTGGTTATACCGTTTAAATATTGATTTTGCAGAATCCATAAATAGGATACGCCGGCATCAATATTATTTGCCGGATCATATAAATAGCGGGCGGAAGGTTGTCCGCTTTTTCCTTTCATCGCAAAGATATCACGGCCTGCCGTATGTGGAACGACCTGCATTAAACCGATTGCGTTGGCATAGCTGATTGCATAAGGGTTAAAACTGGATTCGGTTTGCATTATGCCCAAGATCAAACTTTCATCAATGCCGTAACGGCGTGCGGCTTTGCGTATTAATGGAATGTATTTTTGTGCACGCACTTCCACGTGGTTTGCAATCATCGGTATCGTAACGAATTGCACCATATTACCGTTTTGCAAACGGCGGGTTTGTAATTTATTTTGGATTAAATATGTAGCGAAATTTCCTGCAATAAATTGATTGGCGATTTGCCGGCCGTTATTATCAATCACCTGTCCTAAAAGAAATGGGCGCGTACTAATCGGCACATCTCCGGAGGCGAATAAATCAATCCCTTTCGCATCTGAACCCATCAGCAAAGTATGCACAATCGCATTATGCAAGCGATTCAAATCTTTTTGAGTTTCGATCACAATGTTGCCTTCATCGAAACTCACGTGGCTGCGGGTATAGAAAGAATCCGTATATTTCACGTAATCTTTACGGCTTGCCACAAGTAATTCGTTCACCCCCCAAATGCGGTCAATATTATGAGAGAATTGTCCGGTGAGAATATCCAAACCCTGCGTATCTTTTGCAAATACTTCATCAAAATTAATACCGCGATTGCGATTCGGAGAGTCGCTACAAGCATACAGAAATGGCAATAATGCCAACAATAAATACTTTTTCATTATTTTACTGCCGATTAATTTGACGGAGGAACATAGCCTTCAATATGTACATCTTTACCTTCAAACAAAAAATTCACCATTTCTTGCTCAAGTAATTTGCGATGTTCTGCGTTCATCATATTGAGTTTTTTCTCATTCACAAGCATCGTTTGTTTTTTTATCCATTCGCCCCAAGCTTGTTTACTGATTGAATCAAAAATTCGTTTACCCAATTCACCCGGATAAAGTTGAAAATCCAAGCCTTCCGCTTCTTTTTTAAGAAACTCACAAAATATCATTCTTGCCATAATTATTCCTTACGAATTGTATTAATAAATTTTTCACAGGTTGAGCCAAACCAATCTGCTCAGGATTTGCAGGATCATACCAATATTTGACCGCACTTGATAGATTAGGTTTATATTCTTTTGTTTTTTCCCTCACTTTACGCCAATCTAAATTGGCTTGTTCCTGTTTTGATGAAGCACCGATTTCCGCATAAACAGGGTGAATGTCTAAGTGAAAATGGCTGAACGTATGACGAAAACTTGCCCATTCTTGATAATAAGATATGTTTTCTTCCTCCAAGTAAGACAATAGATCTTCCTTTGAATTAAATTGAGGAAAACAAAATAATCCGCCCCACAAGCCGGAACTTTCACGTTGCTCTAACCACACTTTGCCTTGTTGAGACAATATCAGAAAATAGGTTTCTTTTTCCGGCATTGTTTTTTTCGGCTTTTTAGTGGGAAACAACGCCCAATTCCCATTTTTATATGCCAAACAATTTATTTGCAATGGACAAAATTCACACTTGGGGTTGGAGCGTGTGCAAACCATTGCACCAATATCCATCATTGCTTGATTGAAATCCGCCACACGTTCTGTAGGGGTGACTTGTTCTGTTAAAGTCCACAAATGGTTTTCTACTTTTTTCTCTCCCGTCCAGCCTTCCACCGTGAAGTAACGCGTTAATACACGTTTTACATTACCGTCTAAAATAGGATACGGCTGATTTAACACTGAAGAC
It encodes the following:
- the treC gene encoding alpha,alpha-phosphotrehalase → MKDVNNWWQNGVIYQIYPKSFQDTTGSGTGDIQGIIKRLDYLQTLGVDGIWITPMYVSPQIDNGYDIANYREIDPSYGTMADFEQLIAEAHCRNIRIVMDMVFNHSSTFHQWFQQGEDPNSEFHDFYIWREQPTNWKSKFGGSAWKWSDKAQKYYLHLFAPEQADLNWKNPKLRAELYDICHFWAEKGVDGLRLDVVNLISKPEHFSDDFEGDGRRFYTDAPKIHQYLQELNQQALKPFGLMTVGEMSSTKLEHCQQYANLAGTELSMTFNFHHLKVDYPNGEKWTYARPDYVELKSIFNYWQQGMHNKAWNALFWCNHDQPRIVSRFGAEQGELRTISAKMLAMLLHGMQGTPYIYQGEEIGMTNPNFAHIDEYRDVESLNAYAELKEKELDEPLILKILAQKSRDNSRTPMQWDSSENAGFSRGKPWIDVAKNYPQINAEQAMNDPDSVFYTYQSLIKLRKNLPILTRGDYRDLLPNDPNVWIYQRQQEGKSAVEKFTVLANLSNEPQQIEFQPQGEVLMNNYGDLEQTTTGIILKPYQAVYFYQNAL
- the treB gene encoding PTS trehalose transporter subunit IIBC — translated: MAKQKLDPQNVDKLIELIGGCENITTVTHCITRLRFVLADEAKAKKAEIEALPMVKAVIQTGGQYQIIIGQEVSDYYKVLLQKTGLASVDKEQVKAAARQNQKWYESLISHMADIFIPLLPALISGGLILGFRNVIGDIAMIDGKTLTQVSPFWNSVHSFLWLIGEAIFHFLPVGICWSIARKMGTSPILGIVLGLTLVSPQLMNSYALGSQLPEAWNFGFFSIEKVGYQAQVIPAIIAGLALSYIERLLNKIVPDFLNLIIVPVVSIILAVFLAHTIIGPIGREIGNGVAFVVKNAMTGDFAPIGAALFGFLYAPLVVTGVHQTSLAIDMQMIQSIGGTPVWPLIALSNIAQASAAVAIIIMNKTAKVREVAVPAALSAYLGVTEPAMYGINLKYRFPMLCAMIGSACAGLICGLAGVLAGSIGVGGLPGILSIQHQFWGTFALAMLVAILVPILLTMIVYKHKASKGEIA
- the mutY gene encoding A/G-specific adenine glycosylase gives rise to the protein MLAKSSPHAPFAHAVLEWYDKFGRKHLPWQQNKTLYGVWLSEVMLQQTQVATVIPYFERFTKTFPNITALANASQDEVLHLWTGLGYYARARNLHKAAQKVRDEFNGNFPTNFEHVWALPGVGRSTAGAILSSVLNQPYPILDGNVKRVLTRYFTVEGWTGEKKVENHLWTLTEQVTPTERVADFNQAMMDIGAMVCTRSNPKCEFCPLQINCLAYKNGNWALFPTKKPKKTMPEKETYFLILSQQGKVWLEQRESSGLWGGLFCFPQFNSKEDLLSYLEEENISYYQEWASFRHTFSHFHLDIHPVYAEIGASSKQEQANLDWRKVREKTKEYKPNLSSAVKYWYDPANPEQIGLAQPVKNLLIQFVRNNYGKNDIL
- the mltC gene encoding membrane-bound lytic murein transglycosylase MltC, translated to MKKYLLLALLPFLYACSDSPNRNRGINFDEVFAKDTQGLDILTGQFSHNIDRIWGVNELLVASRKDYVKYTDSFYTRSHVSFDEGNIVIETQKDLNRLHNAIVHTLLMGSDAKGIDLFASGDVPISTRPFLLGQVIDNNGRQIANQFIAGNFATYLIQNKLQTRRLQNGNMVQFVTIPMIANHVEVRAQKYIPLIRKAARRYGIDESLILGIMQTESSFNPYAISYANAIGLMQVVPHTAGRDIFAMKGKSGQPSARYLYDPANNIDAGVSYLWILQNQYLNGITNPTSKRFAMISAYNSGAGAVLRVFDNDKDEAIYKINQMYPEQVYRILTTAHPSSQARNYLLKVDQAQKKFRVRR
- a CDS encoding oxidative damage protection protein — its product is MARMIFCEFLKKEAEGLDFQLYPGELGKRIFDSISKQAWGEWIKKQTMLVNEKKLNMMNAEHRKLLEQEMVNFLFEGKDVHIEGYVPPSN
- the treR gene encoding trehalose operon repressor TreR, giving the protein MAELTINDIAKLAGVGKSTVSRVLNQDHRVSEATRRKVEKVIEDVQFQPSKSARAMRGLRGYSVGIIVSRLSSTSENQALATILPLLYANQCEPIIVESQFDTHLVEEHLAFFAQRKVDGVILFAFSELDEQLLKSWRQKMVVIARRYEQISSVYYDDTAAINLLMAHLYQCGHRHIAYLGVQDSDITTGFNRHQAYLQNCAKYHISPCSLQGNLDYTWAYENVSAVLSESISALICATDNLAIGAVKYLQEQKQASIQVCGIGNNTLLRFLFPKVISIDLGFSTAGKLAVTQLFALLNQQPIQHFCPECYLIQN